The Microterricola viridarii nucleotide sequence GCCGTAGATGTAGTCGCGCAGTTCCTCCGCGCCGAACGGCGCCGGATCGAGGTCGCGGCGCATCGAGGCGAAGAAGGGGCTGAGCAGCTCCGCGGTGATGCCGGCGCGTCGCGCGCTCAGCGCGAAGGCGTGCACGACGAGGTCGCTGCTGTAGCCGCGCTGCAGTGCACGAACGGTCTCGGCCTCCATGGCGTCGAGGCACTCCCGCTGCTGGGCGATGCTCAACCCGGCGGCGGCGGCGGTGCCGTCGACGATCTCGTCGGCCACCCGCACCAGGGCGTAGATGTTCTCGATCTCGGGCCGGATCTGCGGGGCGAGCAGCCGGCTGGCCAAGCCGAAAGAGGTCGAATACTCCCGGATGACGACGGCGGCCCCCCGGTGCGCCGCGCGCTCGTAGAGCGCCAGTTCGCGGGCGCCGGCGAGTGCGGGCACGCTCCCCCGCTCCAGTGGCCTGGTCATGAGACGCGCACCGCCGCCC carries:
- a CDS encoding phytoene/squalene synthase family protein, whose amino-acid sequence is MTRPLERGSVPALAGARELALYERAAHRGAAVVIREYSTSFGLASRLLAPQIRPEIENIYALVRVADEIVDGTAAAAGLSIAQQRECLDAMEAETVRALQRGYSSDLVVHAFALSARRAGITAELLSPFFASMRRDLDPAPFGAEELRDYIYGSAEVIGLMCLRVFLNGEYINDNERRRLEHGARRLGAAFQKINFLRDISADFTALGRRYFPGVDPLAITEEQKANIVAGIRADLFAADAVIPRLPASCRRAIRAASAFFAELTDRVDATPAAALAGQRVRVPGPQKVRILAGVLLRSR